From Sulfurovum zhangzhouensis, the proteins below share one genomic window:
- a CDS encoding CCA tRNA nucleotidyltransferase, whose amino-acid sequence MKLPVILQTISHTLTKFDAKAVIVGGSVRDHFLGLPIKDYDIEVYGLTSMESLEKILSAFGSVNHVGKSFGVLKFSYEGEEYDFALPRREQKVGEGHRGFDVTVDGSMSFEEASRRRDFTINAIGYDIESDHFLDPFGGREDMHKGLIRHIDDKTFVEDPLRVYRAVQFGGRFGYSLAESTKVLCQLMVDSGMLESLPKERIYVEWVKLLLKSHRPSIGFEMMKELGVLRYFPELEALIGVAQDPKYHPEGDVWVHTMMCLDVMAELSAEMDKEQKLKFLFAILCHDLGKATTTTFDDDGRIRSIGHEEAGVELTRSLMYRLSNAHDFIESLMPLVVHHLKPTQLYKANASNKAIRRLATRVNIEELVVIAKADFLGRTTTEAMSGEYKAGEWLLERARELKVECKPLDNLIKGRDLITLGLKPSPQFKEILDEVYELQLADQLTTKEQVMQYVYEKYK is encoded by the coding sequence ATGAAGTTGCCAGTTATCCTCCAAACCATCTCCCATACTCTGACGAAGTTTGATGCCAAAGCGGTCATCGTAGGCGGTTCGGTACGTGATCATTTTTTGGGTTTGCCGATCAAGGATTATGATATCGAGGTTTACGGTCTTACATCGATGGAATCACTTGAAAAGATACTCTCTGCATTTGGCTCTGTGAACCATGTGGGAAAAAGCTTTGGGGTTTTGAAGTTCTCCTATGAGGGGGAGGAGTATGATTTTGCTTTACCGCGTAGAGAACAGAAGGTGGGAGAGGGGCATCGTGGTTTTGATGTGACCGTAGATGGCTCCATGAGCTTTGAAGAGGCTTCGCGCCGCAGGGACTTTACGATCAATGCCATAGGATATGATATTGAGTCAGACCATTTTCTGGATCCTTTCGGAGGAAGGGAGGATATGCATAAAGGGTTGATCAGGCATATTGATGACAAGACTTTTGTAGAAGACCCTTTGCGTGTCTATAGGGCAGTACAGTTTGGCGGAAGGTTTGGATATAGCCTGGCTGAGAGCACCAAAGTCCTGTGTCAACTGATGGTCGACTCGGGAATGCTTGAGTCTCTGCCTAAAGAGCGTATCTATGTCGAGTGGGTAAAGCTGTTGCTGAAATCACACAGACCTTCAATCGGTTTTGAAATGATGAAAGAACTTGGAGTACTACGTTATTTTCCTGAACTTGAAGCACTGATCGGTGTTGCTCAGGATCCTAAATACCACCCTGAAGGTGATGTCTGGGTCCATACGATGATGTGCCTGGATGTAATGGCAGAGTTGAGTGCAGAGATGGATAAAGAGCAGAAACTCAAATTTCTTTTTGCCATACTTTGCCATGATCTCGGCAAAGCGACCACCACAACTTTTGATGATGACGGCCGTATACGGTCGATAGGGCATGAAGAAGCTGGAGTAGAATTGACCAGATCACTGATGTACCGGTTGAGCAATGCACATGATTTTATAGAGAGTCTCATGCCGCTTGTTGTCCATCATCTCAAACCTACCCAACTCTATAAAGCAAATGCCAGCAACAAAGCGATACGCAGGCTCGCTACTAGAGTCAATATCGAGGAGCTTGTAGTTATAGCCAAAGCAGACTTCCTGGGGCGGACCACTACAGAAGCGATGAGTGGAGAGTATAAGGCAGGTGAGTGGCTGCTTGAAAGAGCAAGGGAGCTGAAGGTAGAGTGCAAACCTTTGGATAATTTGATTAAAGGTAGAGATCTGATCACTTTAGGTTTGAAACCTTCACCGCAATTTAAAGAGATACTTGATGAAGTTTATGAACTGCAGCTTGCTGATCAACTTACTACTAAAGAGCAAGTAATGCAGTATGTGTATGAAAAGTATAAATAA
- a CDS encoding SulP family inorganic anion transporter → MINLQNYSTQNIKNDLLSGALVAVALVPEAIAFSFIAGVSPVVGLYGAFIIGLITALLGGKPGMISGATGSVAVVFVSLGIAVSNLYPDLDKEALSMMILHYILLTSIIAGLIQIAIGLFKMGKFIRLVPQPALFGFVNGLAIVIAMAQLPFLAPENISTFGNDWLAIISASISEHAEMYVIIIATMLTMYFLPKVSKAVPAGLVAIVVITLITYFMHIDTRVVGDLADLSNVSMPSFVMPDMSLFTWESMKIILPIAVIVALVGLIESLLTLSVLDEMGGKRGSGNQECIALGLGNSTSGLFGGMAGCAMIGQSVINFTSGGLGRLSSFTAAVLLIILVVNFSHVIAVIPVAVLVGIMFMVSIGTFEFSSLSRIKYMPRADAFVLVAVTVITVFEDLATAVIAGIIISALVFAWEHAKIVSKTRTDEEGRKIYELEGPLFFASVTSFNEQFDVENDPEEVVIDFKNARVMDSSGTEAIDALTEKYQNAGKKLTLRRLSEDCKKVLKTAGPFCTYEEDDPTYKVAVNK, encoded by the coding sequence TTGATCAATCTTCAAAACTACTCTACTCAAAATATCAAAAATGATCTACTCTCGGGTGCACTGGTTGCAGTTGCACTTGTACCTGAAGCGATCGCTTTCTCATTTATCGCAGGGGTTTCTCCGGTCGTAGGACTTTACGGGGCATTTATCATCGGTCTTATCACCGCACTTCTTGGCGGTAAACCGGGGATGATCTCAGGTGCTACGGGATCGGTTGCCGTTGTCTTTGTAAGCTTGGGGATCGCAGTCTCCAACCTTTATCCGGATCTGGATAAAGAAGCGCTCTCCATGATGATACTGCACTATATCCTTCTTACTTCCATTATCGCCGGACTGATACAGATCGCTATCGGTCTATTCAAAATGGGTAAGTTTATCCGTCTGGTCCCTCAGCCTGCCCTCTTTGGTTTTGTAAACGGTCTGGCTATTGTGATCGCTATGGCACAGCTTCCATTCCTAGCCCCGGAAAACATATCAACTTTTGGTAATGACTGGTTGGCTATCATCTCGGCAAGTATCTCTGAACATGCAGAGATGTACGTTATTATCATCGCAACGATGCTTACGATGTACTTCCTTCCAAAAGTAAGCAAAGCAGTACCTGCGGGTCTTGTAGCGATCGTCGTGATCACGCTCATCACTTACTTCATGCATATCGACACAAGAGTCGTAGGTGACCTCGCTGACCTTTCAAACGTTTCTATGCCGAGTTTTGTGATGCCGGACATGTCGCTTTTCACTTGGGAATCTATGAAGATCATCCTACCTATAGCTGTGATCGTTGCACTGGTTGGTCTGATCGAGTCACTGCTTACACTCTCAGTGCTTGATGAGATGGGTGGGAAACGCGGTTCTGGTAACCAGGAGTGTATCGCTTTGGGTCTGGGTAACTCTACATCAGGACTCTTTGGAGGTATGGCAGGGTGTGCGATGATCGGACAGTCGGTGATCAACTTCACTTCAGGCGGTCTTGGACGTCTCTCATCATTTACTGCGGCAGTACTGCTCATCATCCTTGTGGTCAACTTCTCTCATGTCATTGCCGTGATCCCTGTAGCAGTACTTGTAGGGATCATGTTCATGGTAAGTATCGGAACATTTGAGTTCTCATCGCTCAGCCGTATCAAGTATATGCCTCGTGCAGATGCCTTCGTCCTCGTTGCCGTGACGGTTATCACTGTATTTGAAGACCTTGCTACAGCCGTGATCGCGGGTATCATCATCTCAGCACTTGTCTTTGCCTGGGAACATGCAAAGATCGTCTCTAAGACCAGGACCGATGAAGAAGGAAGAAAGATCTATGAATTGGAAGGTCCACTCTTCTTCGCTTCAGTGACATCGTTCAATGAACAATTCGATGTAGAAAATGATCCAGAAGAGGTAGTGATCGACTTCAAAAATGCCAGAGTGATGGACAGTTCGGGTACCGAAGCGATCGATGCACTTACAGAGAAGTATCAAAATGCAGGCAAGAAACTGACACTGCGCCGCCTCTCAGAGGATTGTAAAAAAGTTCTCAAAACCGCTGGACCTTTCTGTACCTATGAAGAGGATGATCCTACTTATAAAGTCGCTGTAAACAAGTAA
- a CDS encoding PLP-dependent aminotransferase family protein, translated as MKRSFIREILEHTTNQTISFAGGLPNESLFPYEALRDSGYRALSEPSSLQYTTSQGYRPLREKIAEHYTKQGFPTKSDEILITSGSQQALDIITRYYHSREITIEAPSYLGAMNVFNLNRLEQSAVTLETDGIDIDGFALSFQQSKLAYLIPDFQNPTGLTYSEEKRRAVAEHIENTGGILIEDSPYSELFFERSYPSISSMIPEQSYHLGSFSKVLAPALRIGWIRASEPLLQPLIPYKEAMDLHTNSVAQRIIADYLSDTEAFQRHLETLRSSYGQKMELFAKALDEFLPMFQYNKPKGGMFIYGSLDGISTSSLVQKCLQKDVVFVPGREFYLDGSIDNEIRFNFTNSSEDKIIEGLQIIHSVL; from the coding sequence ATGAAACGCTCATTTATACGAGAAATACTTGAACATACAACCAATCAAACCATCTCTTTTGCAGGCGGTTTACCCAATGAGTCACTCTTCCCCTATGAAGCACTGCGTGATTCAGGCTACAGAGCACTAAGTGAGCCTTCTTCCCTGCAGTACACAACATCACAGGGATATCGGCCGCTTAGAGAAAAGATTGCTGAACACTATACCAAGCAGGGGTTTCCTACCAAAAGTGATGAGATCCTGATCACCTCAGGTTCCCAACAGGCTCTGGATATCATCACACGCTACTATCACAGCCGTGAGATCACCATAGAGGCACCTTCTTATCTTGGTGCGATGAACGTTTTTAATCTAAACAGACTCGAACAATCAGCAGTTACTTTAGAGACCGACGGTATCGATATCGACGGCTTTGCACTGAGTTTTCAACAGAGCAAGCTGGCTTATTTAATACCTGATTTTCAAAATCCAACGGGACTCACTTATAGTGAAGAGAAACGAAGAGCAGTTGCCGAGCATATAGAAAATACAGGTGGTATCCTGATCGAGGACAGTCCCTATAGCGAACTCTTTTTTGAACGCAGCTATCCCTCTATCAGTTCTATGATCCCTGAACAGAGTTATCATCTTGGTTCATTTTCCAAAGTATTGGCACCGGCATTGCGTATAGGGTGGATACGTGCGAGTGAACCGTTGCTGCAACCGTTGATCCCTTACAAAGAAGCGATGGACCTGCATACCAACAGCGTTGCTCAGCGTATCATAGCTGATTATCTCAGTGATACGGAAGCCTTTCAGAGACATCTGGAGACCTTACGTAGCTCTTATGGTCAAAAAATGGAGCTTTTTGCCAAGGCATTAGATGAGTTTTTACCGATGTTTCAGTACAACAAACCTAAAGGAGGGATGTTCATCTACGGATCTTTGGATGGTATCAGTACATCAAGTTTGGTTCAGAAGTGTTTGCAAAAAGATGTCGTGTTCGTTCCGGGTAGAGAGTTTTATCTTGACGGGAGTATTGATAATGAGATACGGTTTAATTTCACCAATAGCAGTGAGGATAAGATCATAGAAGGACTTCAAATAATCCATTCAGTGCTTTAA
- a CDS encoding AraC family transcriptional regulator has product MKKSTIQSHSHIANKIMSYIYQHIETDINIDELAIMHGISKFHLHRIFKEQMGMNIYETVKSIRLQKAANLLITNPHSTITEIANQCGYSSQTSFIRAFKERFTVSPKIWRKGGYKSYSDQILSTSSTASISQADFSHLEPEIIKTQPQEAYYIRHKGYNYEIKKSWQKLMAWVYSNNITEYKQIGIYHDNPIVTPLKDCYYIAAVVPKKKTELKESVLPSFIIPSGLYATFEAEGKYGDILKLIQWAYHEWLPQSGFETMTHPSYTEFYTNHFLAKDGRFKVKYFLPIQLI; this is encoded by the coding sequence ATGAAAAAGAGTACCATTCAGTCACATTCACACATTGCCAATAAGATAATGTCCTATATCTATCAACATATCGAAACAGATATCAATATAGATGAACTGGCTATCATGCACGGTATCAGCAAGTTTCACCTTCATCGTATCTTCAAAGAACAGATGGGTATGAACATCTACGAAACCGTCAAATCCATACGGCTTCAAAAAGCGGCAAACCTTCTCATCACCAATCCACACTCAACCATTACAGAGATAGCCAACCAGTGTGGCTACTCCTCACAGACCTCTTTTATCCGTGCTTTCAAAGAGCGTTTTACAGTCTCTCCAAAAATATGGAGAAAAGGTGGATACAAAAGTTACTCAGACCAGATACTCTCTACCTCCTCAACCGCTTCCATCTCACAGGCGGACTTCTCCCACTTGGAGCCTGAGATCATAAAGACCCAACCGCAGGAGGCTTACTATATCCGGCACAAAGGATATAACTATGAGATCAAAAAAAGCTGGCAGAAACTCATGGCATGGGTCTATAGCAACAACATCACAGAGTATAAGCAGATCGGTATCTATCATGACAACCCCATTGTCACACCGTTAAAGGATTGTTACTATATCGCAGCAGTCGTTCCCAAAAAAAAGACAGAACTCAAAGAGAGCGTACTTCCCTCCTTCATCATCCCTTCAGGGCTCTATGCGACATTTGAAGCGGAGGGGAAATACGGGGATATACTAAAACTAATCCAATGGGCATACCATGAGTGGCTGCCGCAAAGTGGATTTGAGACAATGACACACCCCTCCTATACAGAGTTCTATACTAATCATTTTTTAGCAAAGGACGGTAGATTTAAAGTGAAGTATTTTTTGCCTATTCAGTTGATATGA
- a CDS encoding ABC transporter ATP-binding protein: protein MDKPLLEIIDLHVSVANKEIIKGMDLQVNKGEVHVIFGPNGSGKSTLLNAIMHLPGYSIDDGEIRVKSQNIQEMSTDQIANLGIGMSFQHPPKIKGVTLRNFLGTINRSEDLEAEIRALSMDAFMERELNVGFSGGELKRAEILKLYAQSPDLLLIDEPESGVDIENIAIISKSINKILQEDRPMKMRERSAIIITHTGHILNYVQADIGHVFMDGRIVCTGNPQMIMDDIKKLGFSGCVACVKEQKDQL, encoded by the coding sequence ATGGATAAACCTCTATTGGAAATCATTGATCTGCATGTATCGGTAGCAAACAAAGAAATCATCAAAGGGATGGATCTTCAAGTAAATAAAGGGGAAGTGCATGTGATCTTCGGGCCGAACGGCTCAGGTAAGTCCACACTGCTCAATGCCATAATGCATCTGCCCGGCTACAGTATCGATGATGGAGAGATCAGGGTCAAGTCTCAGAACATACAAGAGATGAGCACTGACCAGATCGCCAACCTTGGCATCGGTATGTCCTTCCAGCATCCGCCCAAGATCAAAGGGGTCACCCTGCGGAACTTCTTGGGTACGATCAACCGCTCTGAAGACCTTGAAGCAGAGATCAGGGCACTGAGTATGGATGCATTCATGGAGAGAGAGCTCAATGTCGGTTTTTCAGGCGGTGAACTCAAAAGAGCAGAGATCCTGAAGCTCTATGCGCAAAGCCCCGATCTGCTTTTGATCGATGAGCCCGAATCGGGTGTTGACATTGAGAATATCGCTATCATTTCCAAATCGATCAACAAGATCCTCCAAGAAGACAGACCGATGAAAATGCGTGAACGCTCTGCGATCATCATCACCCATACCGGCCATATCCTCAACTATGTCCAAGCCGATATCGGTCATGTTTTCATGGATGGCAGGATCGTCTGTACAGGCAATCCCCAAATGATCATGGATGATATCAAAAAACTCGGCTTTAGCGGATGTGTTGCATGTGTCAAAGAACAAAAGGATCAGCTATGA
- a CDS encoding SufD family Fe-S cluster assembly protein, translated as MRELDDVTKETLKKVAYDEIQERSANFLVTDWEVLDTHSATQSLEILPIKTALEKYEWLEELMFTLVPKDKDEYVKTVASSDVLLGYFIRVKAGEKVALPVNTCYMINSDQFTQCTHNIVIAEENSELHLISGCAANAHVVAGQHLGVTEYFIKDNATVTSTMIHSWGKEVEVYPRSTAQVGKHAKFVSNYVALGSVKALQMNPLAIIEEGGLGEFYSVIYAPEDSRFDIGSTVSLEGDKASAEIISRVVSNGGEVITRGKIIGKHSNSRGAMSCNGLLLSNKGYIHAIPELLGEDPHLELSHEASVGMISKDELAYLMASGIEEEKARSLIIEGFLAPKIPSLPEYLQRQINAIIKETKDFETL; from the coding sequence ATGAGAGAACTTGATGACGTGACCAAAGAGACCCTGAAAAAAGTTGCCTATGATGAGATCCAAGAACGTTCAGCCAATTTTTTGGTTACTGACTGGGAGGTACTCGATACGCATTCTGCTACGCAATCCCTTGAGATACTACCCATAAAGACAGCACTGGAAAAGTATGAGTGGCTGGAAGAACTTATGTTTACGCTTGTACCGAAAGACAAAGACGAATATGTCAAAACCGTTGCCTCAAGCGATGTGCTTTTGGGCTACTTTATACGCGTCAAAGCCGGAGAAAAAGTGGCACTGCCTGTCAATACCTGCTACATGATCAACAGTGACCAGTTCACACAGTGCACCCATAACATCGTGATCGCTGAAGAGAACTCAGAACTCCATCTTATCAGCGGTTGTGCGGCCAATGCCCATGTCGTGGCAGGCCAGCATCTTGGTGTGACCGAATACTTCATCAAAGACAACGCCACCGTTACCAGCACTATGATACACAGCTGGGGGAAAGAGGTAGAGGTCTATCCAAGAAGTACGGCACAAGTAGGCAAGCATGCAAAATTTGTCTCCAACTATGTAGCACTGGGCAGTGTAAAAGCGCTTCAGATGAATCCGCTTGCCATCATCGAAGAAGGCGGGCTTGGGGAGTTCTACTCAGTGATCTATGCCCCGGAAGACTCCAGATTTGATATCGGTTCCACTGTCAGCCTCGAGGGTGACAAAGCCTCTGCAGAGATCATCAGCCGCGTGGTTTCAAACGGCGGAGAAGTGATAACCAGAGGGAAGATCATCGGTAAACACTCCAACAGCAGAGGTGCTATGTCCTGTAACGGACTACTGCTTAGCAACAAAGGCTACATCCATGCCATCCCTGAACTACTCGGCGAGGACCCGCACCTTGAACTCTCTCATGAAGCCAGTGTCGGGATGATCTCAAAAGACGAACTCGCCTATCTCATGGCATCGGGTATCGAAGAGGAGAAGGCAAGATCTTTGATCATAGAAGGCTTTTTGGCTCCCAAGATACCTTCTCTCCCCGAATACCTGCAACGGCAGATCAATGCCATCATCAAAGAAACCAAGGATTTTGAAACCCTGTAA
- a CDS encoding DUF2157 domain-containing protein — MQHISKEDAQKRVDQIAYFKAELDQLEQNDVLTLSEMQKISVNNFHQTLINSLAIAYDIDASVQEKQLSLGMKIASFLGALALAASIFFLFYQFWGVFSTLSQVIILIMAPMIGLGATVYAYYKEKTGYFAKLIGLVTLASFVLNISMFGQIFNITPSVNASLVWALFAFLLAYASDTRLLLAFGIIFFAGFLSAKVGTWSGIYWIYFGERPENFMPAAFLLFFISLLNHHRFSGFQVIYRVFAMLLFFIPVLILSNWGDISYIDAHYDTVEAFYQIIGFTFSAGAIWLGIKQHWGEVVNTGNVFFVIFLYTKFYDWWWEWMPKYLFFLIIALSSILILLVFKRLRTAAIASSQKVSS, encoded by the coding sequence ATGCAACATATCTCCAAAGAAGATGCCCAAAAGAGAGTGGATCAGATCGCATACTTCAAAGCTGAACTGGATCAACTCGAACAAAATGATGTGCTTACGCTCAGTGAAATGCAAAAAATAAGTGTCAACAACTTTCACCAAACGCTCATCAACTCGCTAGCCATTGCCTACGATATCGATGCCAGTGTACAGGAGAAGCAGCTGAGTCTTGGTATGAAGATTGCTTCCTTTCTTGGTGCATTGGCATTGGCGGCAAGTATCTTTTTTCTCTTTTACCAGTTTTGGGGAGTATTTTCGACGCTATCGCAGGTCATTATACTCATCATGGCCCCGATGATCGGTTTAGGTGCAACGGTGTATGCCTACTATAAGGAGAAGACCGGCTACTTTGCCAAACTGATAGGACTGGTAACGCTTGCCAGCTTTGTACTCAATATCTCTATGTTCGGTCAGATCTTCAATATCACACCATCAGTAAATGCCTCTCTGGTCTGGGCTCTCTTTGCCTTCTTGCTTGCTTATGCTTCGGATACACGCCTGCTTTTAGCCTTTGGGATCATATTTTTTGCAGGCTTTTTATCTGCAAAAGTAGGAACGTGGAGCGGGATCTACTGGATATATTTTGGAGAAAGACCGGAAAACTTTATGCCTGCTGCCTTTCTTTTATTTTTTATCTCCCTGCTGAATCATCATAGATTTTCAGGCTTTCAGGTGATCTACCGCGTTTTTGCAATGCTGCTCTTTTTTATCCCTGTTTTGATACTCTCAAACTGGGGCGATATAAGCTATATCGACGCGCATTATGATACTGTCGAAGCATTCTACCAGATCATTGGATTTACTTTCAGTGCCGGTGCGATCTGGCTGGGTATCAAACAACACTGGGGTGAAGTGGTCAATACGGGAAATGTATTTTTTGTGATCTTCCTCTATACCAAATTCTATGACTGGTGGTGGGAGTGGATGCCAAAGTATCTTTTTTTCCTCATCATTGCACTCAGTTCCATACTGATACTTCTGGTCTTTAAGCGACTACGTACTGCAGCAATAGCATCATCTCAAAAGGTATCATCATGA
- a CDS encoding DUF4824 family protein: MKNHYAKKLFLIAFLVLAATNLFVLFGVYTNRSGEPQSTLILTERELQAPYQISEENSGLALNIIWRSLGKKNEHQRFRSWYTPQWLDAEKLRSLGFDIDSFIDKEYNDEYYHAYSSTKECFIVLEYNAEAYNTLLEEVLEELKVQEDALKSDPDNKATQDLYKSEKARLQSVQNYDTRLYAIDAGTDPQVLRENYSDGSKYIITKAQIRASYIHDTKEVNGFISRLSVVQVHVPTKFRQVIDPILHYKQKSGTSFRTHDITTSHAPRYKVTIAYGKRYEPWIVSIEPFKK; this comes from the coding sequence ATGAAGAATCATTACGCTAAAAAACTGTTTTTGATCGCTTTTTTGGTGCTTGCAGCAACTAATCTCTTCGTACTTTTTGGCGTATATACCAATAGAAGCGGAGAACCTCAATCAACACTCATTCTCACTGAACGTGAACTGCAGGCACCCTATCAAATCAGTGAAGAAAACAGTGGACTCGCTCTAAATATTATTTGGCGTTCGTTAGGAAAGAAGAATGAACATCAACGCTTTAGAAGCTGGTATACCCCTCAATGGCTTGATGCTGAAAAACTAAGATCATTGGGCTTTGATATCGATTCATTTATAGACAAAGAATATAATGACGAATACTATCATGCTTACTCCTCAACCAAAGAGTGTTTTATTGTGCTGGAATATAACGCAGAGGCGTACAACACACTACTTGAAGAAGTTCTTGAAGAACTGAAGGTACAAGAAGATGCATTAAAGTCCGATCCTGACAATAAAGCCACGCAGGATCTCTACAAAAGTGAAAAAGCGAGACTTCAATCGGTACAAAATTATGATACACGTCTTTATGCAATCGATGCGGGAACAGATCCCCAGGTTCTCAGAGAAAACTATTCTGATGGGTCAAAATACATTATCACCAAAGCACAGATACGCGCATCATATATCCATGATACTAAAGAAGTGAATGGATTTATCTCCAGACTGAGTGTAGTGCAAGTACATGTACCAACCAAATTTCGTCAAGTGATTGACCCTATCCTGCATTACAAGCAAAAAAGCGGGACAAGCTTTAGAACACATGATATAACGACCTCTCATGCACCGCGCTACAAAGTAACGATAGCGTATGGGAAAAGATATGAACCGTGGATTGTTTCAATAGAGCCTTTTAAAAAATAA
- a CDS encoding MgtC/SapB family protein has translation MEYHLIKSLVIAVILGFAIGMQRTMAHLYKQEGKPQTYFAGSRTFALISLLGFLSGQLATLAPYVVIIITVALVILIGLSYIAKSFIFQKMGMTTQITALITYLLGLMIYFNLEEYAIFIGVMMIVLLESKPKLQKIEAHISQDDLNATILLLAMTFLILPVLPNEMIGPYSLFNPYKTWLMAVIIAAVSFVGYVAIKVLGNKRGVLLTGMFGGLISSTAISISLSKIYLTQRAFLQNFVAGIAIASTFMFLRVLFEAFVINQNVALQLLVPYLAASISGLIYVYLIYRNTEPLKMEMENKEIKTNPLQLSEAIKFGLLFGIIYGLITVIHQYGDIGVHIVAFVSGLSDVDAITLSLSQLETDQKISLMTSVHGIMIASVTNSLVKLGIVYWIGGKTIGMKVSLFYLLTLGMMGIGLWLNTLIFP, from the coding sequence ATGGAATATCACTTGATCAAATCTTTAGTTATAGCAGTGATTTTGGGATTTGCTATCGGTATGCAGCGTACGATGGCACATCTGTATAAACAGGAAGGGAAACCGCAAACATATTTTGCCGGATCACGTACCTTTGCCCTGATATCTCTTTTGGGGTTTCTCTCCGGTCAGTTAGCGACCTTGGCTCCTTATGTCGTAATTATCATTACCGTTGCCCTTGTTATACTTATCGGGCTTTCTTATATTGCTAAGTCATTCATCTTTCAAAAAATGGGTATGACCACACAGATCACTGCACTTATTACCTATCTTTTGGGTTTAATGATCTATTTTAATTTAGAGGAATATGCTATTTTTATCGGAGTGATGATGATCGTTCTTTTGGAGAGTAAACCAAAGCTTCAAAAGATTGAAGCACATATCAGTCAAGATGACCTCAATGCAACGATACTTCTTTTAGCAATGACCTTTTTGATCCTCCCTGTCCTTCCAAACGAAATGATAGGACCTTATAGCCTTTTCAACCCCTATAAAACATGGCTGATGGCTGTCATTATCGCTGCAGTTTCATTTGTGGGATATGTTGCGATCAAAGTACTTGGCAACAAACGGGGCGTATTGTTGACAGGGATGTTTGGCGGGTTGATCTCTTCTACTGCTATTTCCATCTCACTTTCCAAGATCTATCTCACCCAAAGAGCGTTTCTGCAAAACTTTGTGGCAGGGATCGCTATTGCTTCTACTTTTATGTTCTTAAGGGTACTTTTTGAAGCATTTGTTATCAATCAAAATGTTGCATTGCAGCTACTTGTTCCTTATCTTGCGGCATCTATAAGCGGTCTTATTTATGTCTATCTGATCTATCGCAATACAGAGCCATTAAAAATGGAGATGGAAAACAAGGAGATCAAAACAAACCCGCTTCAACTCAGTGAAGCGATCAAGTTTGGTTTGTTATTTGGTATTATCTACGGATTGATCACTGTGATACATCAGTACGGAGATATCGGTGTGCATATCGTAGCATTTGTATCAGGTTTGAGTGATGTTGATGCCATTACACTTTCACTTTCACAACTTGAAACAGATCAAAAAATTTCATTGATGACCTCAGTACATGGTATCATGATCGCTTCTGTGACCAATTCACTGGTCAAACTTGGGATCGTCTACTGGATAGGGGGCAAAACGATCGGGATGAAAGTCTCTCTGTTCTATTTACTTACACTTGGAATGATGGGTATCGGACTGTGGCTCAATACTTTGATATTTCCATAA